The genomic interval agagaaaaagagagagagagagagagggataatgccatcctttcatcccttcccaggaggtttaacaaccattcacacttggcctcctCCAAAAAGTATGACTGATATGAATATGACAtccagcatttatttattgacttttttcagTCGTAAAATGGTCCTTATTGCCCTGCCAAAGAATTTTCGGACTCTCTTCAGCGGGCTCTTCTTGACTTTAGCAGGCAGACTTTCATCGGGTGACCCGCCACTGGCCGATGCATCCTCAGCTGGACTGGTTGCACCTTGGCTAACAGTTGGTTCCTTTATAGCCGAGCCAGTAGTGTctattcctgcagcagcttctgctccttCAGAAGACTGAGGCATGTTTTTAATGCCATCACAGGAGCCAGGAAGGACTGAGCCTGCGTCTGTATGACGAGGTATGGCCGAAGGCTCTTCCTCTTTGGGCTCTTCCTCAGCCGCACAGTCAAGAAATAGGTCCATGTTGTCCATTGGTAAGATCCTCATTTTCTCTAAAGAATCttcaacactgaataaaacatgacaataaatgaatggatcacTCAATCAATAAACAAATCTGTCCATTAATCCAATCATGTATCTATCCAAccctactgaaaacaaaacacaggcactCACTAAAAGCTGGTGTCTATTTCATCTTCCAGATGGACCATTGTTACAAAGGGGTGATCGAGAGCCTTCCCCGGAGTGATTCTCTTCTCTGGGTCTGTATCTAGAAGGCATGTCAGGAGGCTGACAAAGGCTCTCTGATCCTCCAGCTCAATGGATTCCCGTGTGTCTGGGTTgtgctgattgaaaacaaagtaggtgacagttcagttttaactgcttcctgtctctcagtgaCAGAGGATATTGGTATTAATTCATTGTGTAGTCATGAAATGGACCACTTACTGTTATCAGGTCATCCAGACTTCTGATTGTTGTGTCCCATGTTTTCGGCTCAATTCCAGTGTCAAGCTGGTATTCCCTtggggtctacaggaacaaaacatgcaggtcAGATACTTCTTcctgaatgtgttaaatattataaaagagtTGTTGCCTAACTGGGAGATGTAAAATTGTGAACTGCTGAGCAaggttaaaataccttcatccaccatcttgggCTGTCCAAGTGCTTTTCCACCTTGAAAaaattttgtgtgcatttcccAGCACAGAGaaggtggtcagctggctggcccagGACGTCTACAATGCCCCTCATCTGGAGAGAGAACataaagaatcacatcagccaaCATCCTACAACAAGCCCCCTCTCGGGTTTGGACATGTATCTGGGGCACAATTTAACAGTCTTTGCATTTGAATCTAGATCGGTTTGGTTACTTACTGACTGGTACTCGCAGTCTATCGCAAACAGGTGTTTGCAGAGGTACAAGACCCCGAGCACACAGCCTAGACTCCAAGCGTCTATGGCCTCGGAGAAGGGGA from Xiphias gladius isolate SHS-SW01 ecotype Sanya breed wild unplaced genomic scaffold, ASM1685928v1 HiC_scaffold_1322, whole genome shotgun sequence carries:
- the LOC120787258 gene encoding homeodomain-interacting protein kinase 1-like, yielding MKNVVHFFEQFQHKGHTCLVFEMLDRSLLQLLSEQQGTPLSLHEIRPITHQLLMALDALKGIGVVHSDLKPDNIMLANHLSEPFRIKLIDFGVSFSVREEVFGKTIQPLGYRAPEVTLGLPFSEAIDAWSLGCVLGVLYLCKHLFAIDCEYQSMRGIVDVLGQPADHLLCAGKCTQNFFKVEKHLDSPRWWMKTPREYQLDTGIEPKTWDTTIRSLDDLITHNPDTRESIELEDQRAFVSLLTCLLDTDPEKRITPGKALDHPFVTMVHLEDEIDTSFYVEDSLEKMRILPMDNMDLFLDCAAEEEPKEEEPSAIPRHTDAGSVLPGSCDGIKNMPQSSEGAEAAAGIDTTGSAIKEPTVSQGATSPAEDASASGGSPDESLPAKVKKSPLKRVRKFFGRAIRTILRLKKVNK